A single genomic interval of Pseudorca crassidens isolate mPseCra1 chromosome 19, mPseCra1.hap1, whole genome shotgun sequence harbors:
- the HSPB9 gene encoding LOW QUALITY PROTEIN: heat shock protein beta-9 (The sequence of the model RefSeq protein was modified relative to this genomic sequence to represent the inferred CDS: inserted 2 bases in 1 codon) translates to MQRVSSSLPNGSQSASRCPSVAFTEQNQVXTLPVRQPAEDVAAVRGGFQMKMYAHGFTPEEVVVQVDGGCLMVTGQRQLEGCDPDGSGFRVAQKVHQQMSLPPDLDPAAVTCCLTPSGQLCVRGQCRVLPSPEAQTGPASRLRSRASKKGSKLA, encoded by the exons ATGCAGCGGGTCAGTAGCAGTCTCCCCAACGGGAGCCAGTCGGCGTCCCGATGTCCCAGCGTGGCCTTTACTGAACAGAACCAGGT CACCCTGCCGGTGCGGCAGCCCGCAGAAGATGTGGCAGCTGTACGGGGTGGCTTCCAGATGAAGATGTATGCCCACGGCTTCACCCCTGAGGAGGTGGTGGTTCAAGTGGACGGCGGATGCCTGATGGTGACTGGCCAGCGGCAACTGGAGGGCTGTGACCCGGATGGGAGCGGCTTCCGCGTGGCGCAGAAGGTGCACCAGCAAATGTCATTACCACCGGACCTGGATCCCGCCGCCGTGACCTGCTGCCTGACCCCCTCTGGCCAGCTGTGCGTCCGTGGCCAGTGCCGGGTGCTGCCTTCCCCTGAAGCCCAAACAGGACCCGCCTCGAGACTCAGGAGCCGTGCCTCTAAGAAGGGTTCCAAACTAGCCTGA
- the RAB5C gene encoding ras-related protein Rab-5C, whose protein sequence is MAGRGGAARPNGPAAGNKICQFKLVLLGESAVGKSSLVLRFVKGQFHEYQESTIGAAFLTQTVCLDDTTVKFEIWDTAGQERYHSLAPMYYRGAQAAIVVYDITNTDTFARAKNWVKELQRQASPNIVIALAGNKADLASKRAVEFQEAQAYAEDNSLLFMETSAKTAMNVNEIFMAIAKKLPKNEPQNTACAPGRNRGVDLQENNPASRSQCCSN, encoded by the exons ATGGCGGGTCGGGGAGGTGCAGCACGACCCAACGGACCAGCTGCTGGGAACAAGATCTGTCAGTTTAAGCTGGTCCTGCTGGGGGAGTCCGCAGTGGGCAAATCCAGCCTCGTCCTCCGCTTTGTCAAGGGTCAATTCCACGAGTACCAGGAGAGCACAATTGGAG CGGCCTTCCTCACACAGACCGTCTGCTTGGACGACACAACAGTCAAGTTTGAGATCTGGGACACAGCTGGACAGGAGCGGTATCACAGCCTGGCCCCCATGTACTATCGGGGGGCCCAGGCTGCCATCGTGGTCTACGACATCACCAACACA GATACGTTTGCACGGGCCAAGAACTGGGTGAAGGAGTTGCAGAGGCAGGCCAGCCCCAACATCGTCATCGCGCTCGCGGGCAACAAGGCCGACCTGGCCAGCAAGAGAGCCGTGGAGTTCCAG GAAGCACAAGCCTATGCAGAGGACAACAGTTTGCTGTTTATGGAGACATCAGCAAAGACTGCGATGAACGTGAATGAAATTTTCATGGCAATAG CTAAGAAGCTTCCCAAGAACGAGCCCCAGAATACAGCTTGTGCTCCGGGCCGGAACCGAGGAGTGGACCTCCAGGAGAACAACCCTGCCAGCCGGAGCCAGTGCTGCAGCAACTGA